In Streptomyces sp. NBC_00683, the DNA window TATCACCCTCGTCTCCGCTCCGGACGGCACCGCGCCGACTGTGCACGCCCTGGCACTGAGCGCAGAACTCGACAGCACGCTGAACGAAGCGGCGGCCGCGGAAGCCGTAACGGCCAGCGTCTACGCAACCCGTGAGGGCCTGGTCGGCGGCACCACTGCGAACGGGCACGTGATCGTCCCCAACGATCACTTCGTGGCGCTCCCCTCCCGGCGGGGCCTCTCACCGAAGGGCAGCGGTCAGTATTCGGTCCGCGTCTGCGGCCCCGCGCGCTGCGAGACCGCCCCGGTCTGGGACGTCGGCCCGTGGAACACTCGCGACGACTACTGGAACCCGTCCTCGGTCCGCGAGTCCTTCAAGGACCTGCCGCAGGGCAAGCCCGAGGCCCAGGCTGCCTACCAGGAGGGCTACAACGGCGGGCTGGACGGGTCCGGTCGCAGGGTGCTCAACCCGGCAGGCATAGATCTTGCCGACGGTACGTTCTACAACGTCGGCCTGAACAACAACGGCTGGGTCACCGTCACCTATCTGTGGACCGGCAGCGGCGCTCCGACCACGTCCTTCCCGACCTGGGGCACCGACGTCAACATTCGTCAGCAGCCCACCAGCGCGTCCACCCGGGTCGCACAGCTCCCCGGTCCCACGACGGTGCGTGTGCAGTGCCAGGTACACGGCCAGCTCGTCCAGGTCGACGGCCACAGCAATGACGCCTGGTCCTACCTGCCGGACTACGGCGGTTACGTGTCCAACATCTTCATCGACGTGGCCGACAGCTGGCTTCCCGGCGTTCCGAACTGCTGATCCGCCAAGTCCGTCCTTCCCATTCGTGAGGCAGATCGCCGCGCCCGTCCGTGCGGCGGCACTCCTCGTGGGCCGGCCGCCGGTGGCACCGGCGGCCGGCTCTGTCGCGTCCGGCTTTGTCGCGTCCGGCTCTGTCGCGTCCGGCGGTCCACGGGCGGTCCGGGCGGCCGCGCGCCGCTGCCCGGTGAGGTGCCGGGGTCGTTCAGGCGCCCGGGAGGAAGAGGCAGAACGGATGACCATGAGGGTCACGGAATACCCGTACTCCCTCTTGAGGCTGGTGCTCCTCCAGCGTCGCGCCCAGGGCGCAAGCTCGCTCGGTCTCCACTTCGAGGTCGTCGACCTGCAGGTCCAGGTGCGCTTGCATCTGCTGAGTACCCGGGCGTTGTGGCCAAGCCGGGGGCCTGTGGTCCGTTTCCAGCTGGAAGCTGAGGCCGGGGCGTTCCGCTTCCGGAGCCCGCAGGCGGACCCAGTCCGGCTCGCGATCGACTTCCTGCCAGCCAAGCAGAGCCCGGTAGAAGTCGGCGAGGACACGTGGGTCGGGCGTACCGAGAACCAAGGCACCGAGCGTCGTCGTCATGCCCTCACCCTGCCCCGCCACTCGCTCTCACGCCTCTGCCTGCGCACAGAAGGAGCGGGTTCCATCCGGCGCGCCGCCGGCCCAGCGCGAGAGCCGCCGCCGCGGTCGGCCTCCGCCGGGGCCGCCGATGAAAGAGCGGGAGCCCGGGACGGGGTGGTGATCCAGGCATCGGGTGGCGGCCTTTTCCGTACCCTGGGTGCATGCGCATGCGCCCCACTCTGAGCTGGACCCCTACCCAGGACCTGCCACCGGCTACCGCGGATCTGGGGCCGGTCGTCGATGCGCTCAGCACCGGCGGTGTGCTGGTCCTCAGTGGCGCGGGCATCTCCACCGAGTCGGGCATTCCCGACTACCGGGGTGAGGGCGGGAGCCTGAGCCGGCACACTCCCATGACCTACCAGGACTTCATCGCAAGCGCTCAGGCCCGGCGCCGGTACTGGGCGCGCAGCCACCTCGGCTGGCGCACCTTCGGCCGCGCCCGCCCCAACGCCGGGCACCGGGCGGTGGCCGCCTTCGGGGATCACGGCCTGCTCTCCGGTGTGATCACGCAGAACGTGGACGGCCTGCATGAGGCCGCCGGCAGCGAGAACGCGGTGGAACTCCACGGAAGCCTTGACCGGGTCGTCTGCCTTTCCTGCGGCGCATCGAGTCCGCGCCATGAACTCGCCGCGCGGCTGGAGGAGGCCAATGAGGGATTCGGACCGGTGGCCGCCGCGATCAACCCGGACGGTGACGCCGACCTGACCGACGGACAAGTCGGGGACTTCCGCGTGATGTCCTGCACGGTCTGCGACGGCGTTCTCAAGCCGGACGTGGTCTTCTTCGGCGAAGCCGTGCCCCCGCAGCGAGTGGAGCGCTGCCGCGAACTGGTCCGTGAGGCGACTTCACTGCTGGTTCTGGGATCCTCACTGACGGTGATGTCAGGGCTGCGGTTCGTCCGTCAGGCGGCCAAGACCGGAAAGCCGGTGCTGATCGTCAACCGGGATCCGACCCGGGGCGACCTGCACGCTGTCACTCGTGTTGCGCTTCCGCTGGGAAGGGCCCTCACCGCCGTGGCCGGCCGACTGGGCGTCCCTGTCGGCGACGAGACGGCGGAACGGACCGGATGAGGTTGGGGCCGGCTGTCCGGGGCCGGGCATCGGTGCGTTTCATCGAGCCGGCTGTCCGGGGCGCCGGCACGGCAGCCGCTCGCCCAGGGTGCTGACCTGTGGGTCGCGGATCGGGAGGATCATGACGTGCACGCCCTCCTGCGCCCATCGGCGCCGCTCGCTGCGGTGTGCTCTGGCGGCCGGTCGGCCGCCTGACGCAGGGAACGATCCAGAGTGCTCATCAGTCGGGCGACACGACTGCTGCCGCCTGCCGCGAGCGGGTAGCGGCAGAGTACGTCGATGAGCACCGGTGTCGCACGTTGACGCGACCGTTCCAGCAGGACATCCCCGACGCCGGGATCACCGCCCGCCTCCATCTCCCCGATATGCGCAGCGCTCGCGCAGGCCCGCAGGATGTGGCCGACCTGGCCGGCCTGGGCGATGGGGTGCAAGTACGCGGCCGATGCGGCGTCACCGGCGGATCGCGCGGCCAGTCGCGCGGCTTCGGTGGGCGCGGACCGGGCGGCTCGATGAGCGTCGAGGGAGGTGACGCGCTGCAATTTCGTCCTGTTGGCGCCGTTGATGAACGTCCAGGCCGCGTCGATAGCCGCACGGGGGCGCGGATCGTCGGGAACAGCCTGCTCGAAGACCGACAGGACGTCCTCTGCGTGCCGAACCACGTAGCGCGCCACGACGCGCAGTTCGTCCATCGTCAGATCGAAGTCTCCGGACACGGTGTGTGTGCTCTGCGCCATGGTCTTGAATCGTATCCTTGAACGCCCGGTGGAGACTTTACGACGAAACCTCCGCTCACCTGCGTCAGAACCCTCAACCGGAGGTCATATGCGGCCTGTGGACCTGGCTCGTCGCCACGGCCTCTCCACGCAGGCGGTCCGCAACTACGAGGCTGCCGGCATCATCCCGCCCGCCCACCGCAGCCGGACGGGGTACCGGGACTACACGGCCACTCATGCGGCCGGCCTCGCGGCCTACCTGGCGCTCGTCCCTGCCTTCGGCCACTCGACGAGCCGGCGCATCATGCATGCCGTCACCGGCGGCCAACTCGACGAAGCACTGGAGTACGTCGACGACGGGCACGCGCTCCTGGCTCGCGACCGCAACACGCTGCGAACCGTCGAAGCGGCACTCTCACATCTCGGAACCGCCGCCCCGGATACGGTGGCCGGCGCTCGGGCGCCGTACAGCGTCGGTGAACTCGCCCGCCACCTCGAGCTCAACCCGGCCACCCTGCGCACCTGGGAACGGGCCGGAGTCCTCACCCCACGACGTGACCCGCGCAGCAGGCACCGCCAATACCTTGCGCAGGACGTGCGCGACGCCGAACTGGCGCACCTGCTGCGCCGGGGAGGCCGGCCCCTGGGCACCATCGCCACCGTCCTCGGAGAACTCCGCAACGCCGGCAGCCTCGAAGCGCTGGCCAGGACCCTGGAAGGGTGGCGGCGCGACCTCACGTCCCGCGGAATGGCCCAGCTGTACGCCGCCGGTCAGCTCTCCACCTACCTGGACGCCCTGGACCGACCCACGAGAACCGGCTGAGACTCGAAGCAAGGCCCCACTGTCACCTCGTCGTGCGGTAGTCCCGCAGCCGTTCCGGACGTGGGATCGCCCTTCCCTTACTGCTTCCGCCCTCGGTGGCGAGCTGCCGCAGCTCGGGCAGTTCCTTGAGCGCGCCGCGGATGTCGCAGGCCCGGATGTGCGGGAATGATTTCGCGACCTTGTCGACGACGTGGGGCGGCGGTCCGAGGGCACGGCCGGTGTCACGCAGGGCGTGCCGGGCTCGGTAGGTCTCCGGCATCCCCTGAGCAGCACCCCGGCCGGAACGCGAACCATCGAAGAGAAGGACCACCTCACCGCCATGCACGCCCAACTCCGGCCTGACCGGTCCACTCCTACCGTGACGTTCGACCGGATGCTGGAACGCGTCCGCTACGAGGGCGTCTACCCCGCCCGTGAACGCGCGGAAGAATCCGTGCGCACGGTCATGGCCGCACGCCGGCAGATCACCGGCGAGGAACGCGTCGGCCTCGCCCAGCGCCTGCCGCTCGAAGCGGCCCTCGCCCTGACATCCTCGACTCCCGACATCGAACAGCTCAGCGGCTGGGGTTTGCCGAAGACCTGGCCACACAAACCGGAGTCAGCCCGGCCGTTGCCCGCTGGAACACCGGCGCCGTGCTCGCTGGCCCCGACCTCCTCGCCCGCACCCTCCAGCGACTCCCCGACGGCTACGCACTCCTCTTCGGCCTGGCCCAACTGCGCCGGCATCAGCCCGCCGCCTGAGTGGAACCGGCTGGGCGGACACGCGTCGGGGCCGGGACCGCAGATGCGGTCCCGGCCCCGACGCATACGCGAGGTCAGTGCTTGAAAGCGTCCTTGACCTTCTCCTTGGCCTCGCGAGCATCACCCTTGGCCTGCTCCGCGCGGCCCTCGGCGGTCAGCCGCTCATTGCCCGTCAGGCGCCCAGCGGTCTCCTTGAGCTTGCCCTTGGCCTGCTCGGCCTTTGCCTCGGTCTTCTGCTCACCAGACACAGCTGATCACTCCCTGTTCGATGGAAAAGGTCTTACAGAACCCCGTATGACCGGCGAGCGCCCGCCCAAACAGACGGGCGGCATCGCCCCAGTCGCAGCCGTACCCCACCCGGGACTACTGCCTCCCTTCAAAGGCACTATCTGCCCAGGGCCATACAGGGCTGATGCTGAGCACGGGATCACGTCAGGCCGGTGCCGTCAGGACGAGGTCCGCCTGGGAAAACCACGGCGGCGAGGGCGGGCCGCACCCCCGACAAACTCGCCTTCACCGCCTGGCCGCCGTCGACAGGAACACGCTCGCCATGGCCCCGCACCTGCTGTACGAGACCCTCGGCCCCACCCTCCCCGACGGGGCCCGCGCGGGCGCTGTGGGCACTCGCGCAGCGCATCGCCAAGGACCACCCCGCCGCCGTGCGCCGAGCAGGACACACAAGCGCCGACGCCCTCGCTACCGGGAATCAGGCCGCGACGAGGTCCTGCTCGCGGTCCGGCGTCTTGACCTTGGGCTTCTTGTTCGGCAGTGAGAGCCGGAAGACCTTGTGCCACGCGGAGAACACCTGCTTGGGCAGCGGCCCGGTGACGTACTCAAGCTCGTACTTCTCGAACAGCGCGCGCACCTTCACCGCGACCTCGGCGTACCGGTTGCTCGGCAGGTCCGGGAACAGGTGGTGCTCGATCTGGTGCGACAGGTTGCCGGTCATGAAGTGCATGGCCCTGCTGCCGCTGATGTTCGCCGAGCCCATCATCTGGCGCAGGTACCACTGGCCGCGCGTCTCGCCCCTGATCGACCGGCGCTCGAAGACCTGCACGCCCTCGGGGAAGTGCCCGCACATGATCACCGAGTGGGTCCAGATGTTGCGGACCAGGTTCGCGGTGAACGTGGCGGCGAGCGTGGTGAGGAACGACGGGCCCGACAGCAGCGGGTGGATCACGTAGTCCTTGAGCACCTGCTTGCGGATCTTGCGGCCCACGGCCTTGGCCCGCGCGCGGAACTCCGGGTTCTTGCGGCGGCGCTTGCTGAGGTTCTTGCCGAGCTCCAGGTCGTACGCCGCGATGCCGTACTCGAAGAAGCAGGCGTTGATGAAGTTCCACAGGGGCTGGCCGAGGTGGAACGGGTGCCACCTCTGGTCCTCGTCGACGCGCATGATGCCGTAGCCGAGGTCGTTGTCCTTGCCGATCACGTTGGTGTACGTGTGGTGCAGCTCGTTGTGCGAGTGCTTCCACTGCTCGGACGGCGAGACGTGATCCCACTCCCAGGTGGTGGAGTGGATCTTCGGGTCCCGCATCCAGTCCCACTGGCCGTGCAGGATGTTGTGACCGATCTCCATGTTGTCCATGATCTTCGCCACGGACAGCCCGGCGGTGCCGATCAGCCACGCGGGCGGGAAGAACGAGAACAGCAGCACCCCTCTGCTGACCAGCTCGAGCCTGCGCTGCGCCGAGATGACCTTGCGGATGTAGGCGGCGTCCTTCTCGCCGCGGTCGGCGATCACCTCGTCGCGGATCGCGTCCAGCTCGCGGCCGAGCTCCTCGATCTGCTCCGCGGTCAGGTGGGCGGTGGGGTCGATGGCGGTCAAGGTGCTCCTACCGTTCGATGTCGCAGGGGCCCGCCGCGGCGGACACGCAGGTCTGGATGAGGACGCCCGGCTCGGCCTCGGTGATCTCACCGGTGCGCAGGTCGCGGACGGCGCCCGACTTGAGCGGCGTGATGCAGCCGAAGCAGATGCCCATGCGGCACCCGGAGGGCATGAGCACGCCGGCCTCCTCGCCGATGTCCAGCAGCGGCGTGGCGCCGTCCGCGTCGACGGTCTTGCCGGTGGCGCTGAACGTGACCTCGCCGCCGTCGCCGGCGACGACGATGCCGGGGCGGAAGCGTTCGGTGTGCAGGCGCTCCTGTACGGCGTGCTCCGTCCAGTGCTCTTCGGCGGCGTCGAGCAGGCCCGCGGGCCCGCAGGCCCAGGTCTCGCGCTCGGCCCAGTCGGGCACGAGTTCGTCGAGACGGGCGATGTCGAGCATGCCGTCCGTGTCGGTGTGCACCTCGGCGAGCCGCAGCTTCTTGTCCGCGACCAGGTCGTGCAGTTCGTTGCGGAAGATCACGTCTTGCGGCTGTGGCGCGCAGTGGACCATGGCGACGTCGTCGAACTCGGTGTCGCGCAGCATGCCCATCACGGGCGTGATGCCGCTGCCGGCCGTCAGGTAGAGCACCTTGGCGGGCTTGGCCTGCGGCAGCACGAAGTCACCGGTCGGCTGGTCGAGCTGGATCAGCGTGCCCGGTTTCGCCCTGCGGACCAGGTGGTTGCTGACCTTGCCGTCCGGGATCGCCTTCACGGTGATCGTGACGCGGCCGTCCTGGCGGTTGGTCGGCGAGGTGATGGAGTAGGCACGCCACAGGCGCACCCCGTCGACGTCGACCCCGATCCGCACGTACTGACCGGCTGTGTGGCCGCGCCAGCCCCGTCCCGGCCTGATCACGATGGTCGCGGCGTCACCCGTCTCGGGGTGCACGGCCTCGATGCGCCCCCGCAGGTCAGCGCCCGCCCGCAGCGGGCTGACCAGGTCGAGGTAGTCCGACGGCAGCAGCGGCGTCGTGACCATCTCCAGCAGTTTCCACGCCCTGCTGTGCAGGGCCGCACTCATCATGACTCCAGCTTGCTGTGTCCCTGGGCGTAAAGTCCTGACCACAGGACGTAAATCTGATCGGCTGAATTGTTCGCAGGGAATAAAAACGTGAGCCATGCAATCCGGAGGGCCAGCGAACTGGCCCTGGACGAGACGACGGTCACCGCGCTTCGGGCCGCGCTGAAGACCACCGCCGACGAGGTCGTCCAGGCGATCATCGACGAGGTCCCTCCCTACGCCAACGCCCTTTCTGGCCGCATGGGCGCCACCATCCGCCGAGCCGTCCGCACCGCCCTGGGGCACTACCTGGACCTCGCGAGCGGGAACGCCACGGGCGGCGACGGCGGTGACGCAGCCTACGAGCTGGGCCGCGGCGAGGTGCGCGACGGCCGTTCGATGGATGCCCTGCTCAGCGCATACCGCGTCGGCGCCCGCGTGGCCTGGCGATGCCTGGCAGCGGGCGCCGTACCCGCAGGTCTGCCCGCCGCCGAGGTCGCCAAGTTCGCCGAGCTGACCTTCGCCTATATCGACGAGCTCTCCGCCGCGAGCGCCGCGGGCCACGCCGACGAACTGGCCGCCCGGGGCAGGGCCCACGAGCGCCACCTGGAACACCTGGCCCGCGACCTGCTCGCCGGCGCGAGCCCGGACGTGCTGCTGGCCTCTGTTCAACGGGCCGGGTGGCAGCCTCCGGTCTCGCTGACCGCGGTCCTGCTGCCCGCCGCCCAGGCCCGGCCCGCCTACCGCGCGCTCGACCCGAGCACCCTCGTCCTCGACGATCTGCCGGACTCCACCGGTGTGCTGCTCGTCCCCGATGCCGACCGATCACACCTCTTGCGGCAGCTGACCGACCGCACCGCCGTGGTCGGCCCGGCCCGGACTTGGACTCGTGCGTCCGCCTCGTACGCACGAGCCGTACGCGCGCGCTCCCTCTCCTCCGATATTCGCGACACCGAGGACCACCTGCCCGAGCTGGTGCTGAGCGCCGACGTGGACGCGTTTGCAGACCTGCGTACCCGAGCCCTCGCACCGCTGCGGACCTTGCCTGTCGCCACCGCGCGGCGGCTGGAGGAGACGTTGCGGGCGTGGCTGCTGCACCAGGGCAGGCGGGACGAGGTGGCGGCGGCGTTGTTCGTCCATCCCCAGACAGTCCGGTACCGGATGTCGCAGCTGCGGGAGCTGTTCCCGGATCTCGCATCGCCACACCGGGTCCTTGAACTGACGCTGGCGGTCGGTCTTCGGGTCAGCTGAGGCGTAATTCGACCGTCCACGACCGCGTCCGCGAGCGGTCCAGGAATCGTGCCTCGTTCTCGGAGCCATCAGCTCCATCAGCTGGCTCATGCGGCCCGGGGAAGAGCGGTATTAGCCAGCTGAGACCGGGGTTGATATGAAGACCAGACAATGCCTCGGGAAGCCCGTCGGGGGCGCTGCCCTGGCACGAGCTGACCCACGGGCGCGCGGCGGGCTGCAGCTGGGTGACCGGCGGGGCGGCCAGGTCGGGTCACCGGGCGGGGGCCGGGCCGCTCGCGCCGGTGGCACCGTGGTTCTGCGGCGGCCCCGCGCCTCCCTTCCGACAGGCCAACCGGACGACCGACCGGGCCGGCCTGGCACACCGCGCGAGGGATGATGGGGATGGAATGACGGAATATGAGGTCAGGAGCTTCCATGGCGAAGTGGGTTCACCGACCCCGTGAGGACGCGGAGTTCAACTTCATCCTCGGGATGAGCAGAGTTCCGGTCCTCGCGTACTTCACCGGGACATGGCCCAAGGCAATCGAGCCCTGCCGGGTGATGGACCTCGTCGTGGGTGGCATCGCCGACGACTACATGGGCCGCTTGACGGCCGTCCGCGCCGACATCACACGTTGTCCGGCCGCAACCGAGCGATACGGGATCACCGGAGCTCCGTCCTACGTCCTCCTGAAGGAGGGAGAGGCGGTGGCGCACGGCACGGGGCCTGTGACCATCGCCGAGGTACGGAAGTTCCTGGACGGCCACCTCTGAGCGGCCCGCTGCGGGCGTGGCCCCGACGCCGGATCACCTGCCCATCGGCGTCCAGCTCGAAGTACGGCGACACGGGTGTGGTTCCTCCCGTGCCGCGCGCGCCCTCGTGACGTCAGGCGGCTCGCTTGACGTGGCGGACCAGCCACATCAGCAGGGCGTCCAGATCGGCGGCGGCCGAGAGCACCCGGTCGACTGCCTCGGGGGTGTGCAGCCACTCCTCGCAGCCGAGGGAACGGGAGGCGATCAGCGAACGGTGGCGCAGCAGGTTCGTACGGGAGTGGTTCGTCGGGTAGCCGCGTGGGGGGCGTTTCATCACGTCCCCGGAGATGTCGTAGCCCTTCTGCCGCACGTCCTCGACGATGGCGGACAGTTCGTGGCCGCTCCCCTCGGAGGCCACGGCTTTGCGGAACGTGTCCACCTGGCCGGGATCGGGGTACCACCAGGCGCCCTGGATCCGTAGGCCGTCCAGGTCGAACCGGATACCGATCTCGATCTTGCGGCCGAGCCGGATCACCGCGCTCTGGTGCTGCCACCACCAGGAGTCGGTGCGGTAGTGCCAGACGGAGAAGTCCTCGTATCGGGGGTCGGCGTCCGCGACATCGTTGAGCAGGGCGATCATCGGCTGCCGGACCAGGCGTTCGCGGTCCGCGCGATGGAGCTCGCGGGTCGCGCGGGTCGGTTCGCCTTGGAGCTGCCACAACACGTCCATGGCCTGCTCCGGCCAGCCGGTGAACTGTCCGCACATGCGGGCAGGTTAGCTCACCCATGCTCAGCGCGCGGAGAGTGAGACGGGTGGGGAGGCGTGGCCCCGGACAAGGGGGAGGTGCCGCGGCAGGGTTCGTCGGCCAGTCGGGAGTGCACTCGATCGAGAAGGCTTCGTGGGATTGTGCCTGTTCCCTAGGGGCGGTGACCTCACCAGCCCGGGCTCAGAGCGCGAGTTCGATTCTCGTCACCCGCTCCATGGAACACTTCGGCTCGTGGAAAGGCTCCCACAACCGCCTGCGGAAGTGGGCTGCCGACGGAACCACCGCCACCATCTACCTCGCCGGACTTCACCTCGCCGCCATCTTCATCCGGTCAGCACGATGGTCCGGAACGGGCGCCCGTGATGCGCAGTCGCAGCGTCCTACTCAGTCGTCGAACCACACGACGAGGCGCACGTTGTCGTCACCGTGCCGTGTCGCGAGTGCCTTCATGGCTTCCCAGACGGGTCGCCACTCACCGGTTTCGGTCACGGCGTCCCTGCGGCGGATGGTGACTGATCTGTAGAGCGTGTCGCCGATGAGCCACTCACTTCCTTCGGGCCACTCCCGGTCTTCGCCTCTTTCAAGACCGACAGCCTCGGCAAATGCACGACTCCAAGAGGCCTTGCCCGTCATCCTGAGCCCGTTCGCAGTCCGGTGGAACTCATGGAGCCGGCTGTCGGGCTTCTCTGCAGGCTCGTCCCAGTCGACCGTCTTCACCTCGGCCCATGTGATCCATGTGGTGCTGTGAAAGCCATCCTCGCCGTACCACTCGGTCAGCTGCGCGATCCGCGCACTCACGGTGGCCGAGGCGTCGGCGGGCAGACCCCTGCATGCGGCCAAGGGGCGGAAGTTCGCGTAATTACGTACCCCGAAGAGACAACCGAACGCATCGTAGTCACGGCCCCCGTAAAGGGAGCCGAGGCCGTGCGCGGTGTACCAGGTCGGCTCCTGATTGTCCTGTGGCGCCCGATACTCGAGGAAGCCGCTGATGTCTGTACCCATGCCAGGCATTCTGCCGACCCCGTCAACCAATTTCGTCTGCACCGGAGCGACGACCTGCGCATACGTGAGCTGTGCCCTCCCTCCACGGCACGCCGGCCCTGTCCGAGACCGGGCGGTAGGGGGTGAGGCGATCAGCTCTCCGCCTGGTGAGGGCCGTTACGGCCACATCGTGCGGGCAACCAGCCCTGTGGGACCTCGAGGTGGCGGCGCATCTTAGGGCGTGGGCTCGTTTTCCGCCGAATTCCCGCTCTTTCCAATCCTGTTGGGCGCCGGTGGATAGCGTCTGAGATCACTACCTGGTTCGGAGGTCATGAAACGGGCCGGGTTCGTCTGAGGCTGAGGGAGCGAGTACCGATGTTGAGTGTGGAGACGTCTCTGAAGGAGGCGATGACCGCGATCGAGGGGAGCGTGGGGGTTGCTCTGGTCGACTACACGTCCGGCATGGCCCTGGGAACGCTGGGAGGAAGCAAGGACCTCGATCTGACGGTAGCCGCCGCGGGGAACACCGATGTGGTCCGGGCGAAGATCCGAACGATGGAGATGCTGGGCATCAGGGAGGACATCGAGGATGTGCTGATCACCCTCGGCAGTCAGTACCACCTCATCCGGCTGCTCAAGGGGCGCGGGGGCAACGGCCTGTTCCTCTACCTCGTCCTGGACAAGGGAAGGGCGAACCTCGCCATGGCCAGGCACCAGCTCAGACGCATCGAGTCGGAACTGGAACTGTAGACGCTTCTCCTGCTTCCCGGCCCCGCACGCCCACGAGTTGAAGAACTCTTCAACTCGGCACATCTGAAAGTGCTCAGCTAAGGGTGCAGGAGGTTCGGGAAGCAGGAGGATGGACGGACTGGGCGCCGAGGACCAGCAGGAATGGTTGTCGGCTCATGGAATGGTCGACCCGGGTGGGAGTGCAATTCGCATGCAGGTGCCGCTGTACCAGGCCAAGGCGGAGTTCTTCCGCATGCTCGGACACCCCGTCCGAATCCGTGTACTGGAACTCCTCCAGAACGGCCCCGTACCCGTACGCGAACTGCTGAACGCCATCGAGATCGAACCGTCCAACCTCTCCCAGCAACTGGCCGTACTACGCCGCTCGGGGATCGTCATTTCCATCCGCGAGGGCTCCACCGTCAGCTACGCACTCGCCGGGGGCGACGTGGCGGAACTCCTGCGGGCCGCACGGCGCATCCTCACCGAGCTGCTGGCCGGACAGAACGAACTGCTCGCGGAACTGAGGAACGCCAACTCCCTCGACGCCTGACCGCACGGCGCGCCACCGGGGCTCAGGCCTGAACCATCGGATCGGTCGGCGAGCACAGAAGGCGAGAGGCATTGCCCCGAGAGCCCTGTCACCCTCCGTCGCCGGAGGGTGGCAGGGTGCCCGTCCGGGCACCTGGCCTGTTCACCGGGTCCGCTCGGCGCAAATCACCGCCGATGATGCGCACCAGTCGCTCAGCGACCTGGCCCGCCAAACGGGTCTGCCCGTGCCGACCGTTCACCGCACGCTCGGTGAACTCCTCGCCCGGGGAGCCCTGGAGCACAATGCGCAGGGACGCCAGCGCGTCGGGCTACTTGCAGAAGCTTGGGGCAGGGCCGAAACCCGGCGGTTCACTTTGGGACCAATCTGAT includes these proteins:
- a CDS encoding PucR family transcriptional regulator codes for the protein MSHAIRRASELALDETTVTALRAALKTTADEVVQAIIDEVPPYANALSGRMGATIRRAVRTALGHYLDLASGNATGGDGGDAAYELGRGEVRDGRSMDALLSAYRVGARVAWRCLAAGAVPAGLPAAEVAKFAELTFAYIDELSAASAAGHADELAARGRAHERHLEHLARDLLAGASPDVLLASVQRAGWQPPVSLTAVLLPAAQARPAYRALDPSTLVLDDLPDSTGVLLVPDADRSHLLRQLTDRTAVVGPARTWTRASASYARAVRARSLSSDIRDTEDHLPELVLSADVDAFADLRTRALAPLRTLPVATARRLEETLRAWLLHQGRRDEVAAALFVHPQTVRYRMSQLRELFPDLASPHRVLELTLAVGLRVS
- a CDS encoding VOC family protein, giving the protein MTTTLGALVLGTPDPRVLADFYRALLGWQEVDREPDWVRLRAPEAERPGLSFQLETDHRPPAWPQRPGTQQMQAHLDLQVDDLEVETERACALGATLEEHQPQEGVRVFRDPHGHPFCLFLPGA
- a CDS encoding CsbD family protein — translated: MSGEQKTEAKAEQAKGKLKETAGRLTGNERLTAEGRAEQAKGDAREAKEKVKDAFKH
- a CDS encoding fatty acid desaturase family protein; this encodes MTAIDPTAHLTAEQIEELGRELDAIRDEVIADRGEKDAAYIRKVISAQRRLELVSRGVLLFSFFPPAWLIGTAGLSVAKIMDNMEIGHNILHGQWDWMRDPKIHSTTWEWDHVSPSEQWKHSHNELHHTYTNVIGKDNDLGYGIMRVDEDQRWHPFHLGQPLWNFINACFFEYGIAAYDLELGKNLSKRRRKNPEFRARAKAVGRKIRKQVLKDYVIHPLLSGPSFLTTLAATFTANLVRNIWTHSVIMCGHFPEGVQVFERRSIRGETRGQWYLRQMMGSANISGSRAMHFMTGNLSHQIEHHLFPDLPSNRYAEVAVKVRALFEKYELEYVTGPLPKQVFSAWHKVFRLSLPNKKPKVKTPDREQDLVAA
- a CDS encoding MerR family transcriptional regulator — its product is MRPVDLARRHGLSTQAVRNYEAAGIIPPAHRSRTGYRDYTATHAAGLAAYLALVPAFGHSTSRRIMHAVTGGQLDEALEYVDDGHALLARDRNTLRTVEAALSHLGTAAPDTVAGARAPYSVGELARHLELNPATLRTWERAGVLTPRRDPRSRHRQYLAQDVRDAELAHLLRRGGRPLGTIATVLGELRNAGSLEALARTLEGWRRDLTSRGMAQLYAAGQLSTYLDALDRPTRTG
- a CDS encoding thioredoxin family protein, with the protein product MAKWVHRPREDAEFNFILGMSRVPVLAYFTGTWPKAIEPCRVMDLVVGGIADDYMGRLTAVRADITRCPAATERYGITGAPSYVLLKEGEAVAHGTGPVTIAEVRKFLDGHL
- a CDS encoding ferredoxin reductase, whose translation is MMSAALHSRAWKLLEMVTTPLLPSDYLDLVSPLRAGADLRGRIEAVHPETGDAATIVIRPGRGWRGHTAGQYVRIGVDVDGVRLWRAYSITSPTNRQDGRVTITVKAIPDGKVSNHLVRRAKPGTLIQLDQPTGDFVLPQAKPAKVLYLTAGSGITPVMGMLRDTEFDDVAMVHCAPQPQDVIFRNELHDLVADKKLRLAEVHTDTDGMLDIARLDELVPDWAERETWACGPAGLLDAAEEHWTEHAVQERLHTERFRPGIVVAGDGGEVTFSATGKTVDADGATPLLDIGEEAGVLMPSGCRMGICFGCITPLKSGAVRDLRTGEITEAEPGVLIQTCVSAAAGPCDIER
- a CDS encoding NAD-dependent protein deacetylase, which translates into the protein MRMRPTLSWTPTQDLPPATADLGPVVDALSTGGVLVLSGAGISTESGIPDYRGEGGSLSRHTPMTYQDFIASAQARRRYWARSHLGWRTFGRARPNAGHRAVAAFGDHGLLSGVITQNVDGLHEAAGSENAVELHGSLDRVVCLSCGASSPRHELAARLEEANEGFGPVAAAINPDGDADLTDGQVGDFRVMSCTVCDGVLKPDVVFFGEAVPPQRVERCRELVREATSLLVLGSSLTVMSGLRFVRQAAKTGKPVLIVNRDPTRGDLHAVTRVALPLGRALTAVAGRLGVPVGDETAERTG
- a CDS encoding ArsR/SmtB family transcription factor — protein: MQVPLYQAKAEFFRMLGHPVRIRVLELLQNGPVPVRELLNAIEIEPSNLSQQLAVLRRSGIVISIREGSTVSYALAGGDVAELLRAARRILTELLAGQNELLAELRNANSLDA
- a CDS encoding DUF2461 family protein; the protein is MCGQFTGWPEQAMDVLWQLQGEPTRATRELHRADRERLVRQPMIALLNDVADADPRYEDFSVWHYRTDSWWWQHQSAVIRLGRKIEIGIRFDLDGLRIQGAWWYPDPGQVDTFRKAVASEGSGHELSAIVEDVRQKGYDISGDVMKRPPRGYPTNHSRTNLLRHRSLIASRSLGCEEWLHTPEAVDRVLSAAADLDALLMWLVRHVKRAA
- a CDS encoding putative immunity protein, with product MAQSTHTVSGDFDLTMDELRVVARYVVRHAEDVLSVFEQAVPDDPRPRAAIDAAWTFINGANRTKLQRVTSLDAHRAARSAPTEAARLAARSAGDAASAAYLHPIAQAGQVGHILRACASAAHIGEMEAGGDPGVGDVLLERSRQRATPVLIDVLCRYPLAAGGSSRVARLMSTLDRSLRQAADRPPEHTAASGADGRRRACTS